The following proteins come from a genomic window of Malus sylvestris chromosome 4, drMalSylv7.2, whole genome shotgun sequence:
- the LOC126617856 gene encoding uncharacterized protein LOC126617856, which yields MASGDEFRLTSPEIDHEGRMPRKYTGEGQGAKKNISPPLEWYNLPQGTKSLALVVQDIDAPDPKGPLVPWTHWVVVNIPPTLKKLPESFSGKEEEGGGEYGEIKEGNNDWKVPGWRGPMLPNHGHRIEFKLYALDDDLHLGHKVTKDKVLEAIKGHVLGEAVLIAIF from the exons ATGGCTTCCGGCGATGAATTCAGATTGACATCACCCGAAATAGACCATGAAGGAAGGATGCCCAGAAAATACACAGGAGAAGGTCAAGGAGCAAAAAAGAACATATCTCCCCCTTTAGAATGGTACAACTTGCCACAAGGGACCAAGAGCCTAGCCCTAGTTGTACAGGACATTGACGCACCCGACCCAAAGGGTCCTCTCGTGCCTTGGACGCATTGGGTTGTGGTGAACATTCCACCGACTCTGAAAAAACTGCCGGAGAGTTTTTCCGGTAAAGAAGAGGAGGGGGGTGGTGAGTATGGCGAGATCAAAGAAGGTAACAATGATTGGAAGGTGCCTGGGTGGCGTGGGCCCATGCTGCCTAATCATGGTCATAGGATCGAGTTCAAGCTTTATGCTTTGGACGATGATCTGCACCTAGGTCACAAG GTGACGAAGGACAAGGTGTTGGAGGCAATTAAAGGGCATGTTCTGGGAGAAGCAGTGTTGATCGCCATTTTCTGA